tcttcgatcgggaacacggtggggttatgcttgacgtaagtaggtcttcagaatcacttattgatcagctaatcatcgatcactagcgtagaccaccttcaatacttgtactacgtaagttagccaccatacatgcttaggatgctgcaacctaaacactgaaccttccttacctaatgacttgactagttctggcaccgaggtcatagattgttgagtccccgtggctcacagattccttcaacacaccaacaggtacaggtacgcccgacacaggtgatcccgacggcacgcagctggcgtggcagtacgatgaggagaacgactgcctgtacgtgaactatccagaagactgaggcatggtcgtgatcgtgggcaagcatgcagggtagcatagccttttatcatgttatgtagtccatagcggaactaccttgtttgaatacgtgatgtaaactctgatattatttatgagattgCAGATAAATCCCTATTTGCCATTCTATTATtacgtatgtgctatgttatcgtgcttgtgaaacgcttagatgcacttctttcctttttggggcctcgtttcctaaatcggaaaggacggcatcttagtcgttacacttaAGTTCCATACCTCAGTGTTGTTGAAGCGCTTATGTATCTCGCAAATTGCATGAGGCCTAACCTCGCATTTGCAGTGAATCTACTTGCTAGACATATCGCAGCTCCCACCAAATGTCATTAGTCTGAAGTGaagaatatctttcgatatctccaaggcacaaaggatcttggTTTATTTTTTCAGTATCAGAAAAATCAGGACTTTGATATGATTGGGTATGCAAATGCTGACTATTTATCTGATCCCCATAATGCAGATCATAGACCGGCtttgtgttcctacatggtggtACTGCTATATCATGGCAACATCTACCCATCATTCTGAAATAATTTCATTATTTGAAGCAACATGAGAATGTGTCtggcttcgcagaatgataaaccacatacaacagTCATGTGAAATTGGTTCGATAGAATCACCTACcattatctatgaagataatgcCGCATGTGTCgcacatatgcaaacaagatataTCAAGAGTaatatcactaagcatatttctcctaaatgTTTTTTCCCTCATAACCTTCAGAAAAGCGGTGAAATAAGCATCTTGCAAATTAAATCATGCGATAACCTTGCTGATTTATTTACCAAGTCTCATCCAAATTTTACATTCTagaaatatgttcatggaattggtatgcggCAACTTCGGAATTTGCAAGTATCAGGGGGAGTCTCTTCTTAAGATATCCTTGTTCAGAATATCACATTACGCTATTCTCTTTGTGAAGTTCATGTTTCAGGTTCTCATCAAAGATATTAATGAAGAATTTTTGGAGAACTCTTTAAGATGATAACGCTGATGCCTCAACAATCATGAGATGATTTTACATGGTCAAGCGTAGATTGAGAGGACTCTTGAAATTAGTTAATTACTAATTAATCATGTAATTAGGAGAATCTCCCCTAGCCCAAACCGTCGCACGGTTCTCTCCCGCGAGGGACGCCTTTCTCACTCTCACGCCTGTTGTAACCGACGTCAAGTTCGGATCGTCGCATCTCTCGGATCGTTCCGTCTCTCCGGACGATATAAACTGTATCATTATCTGTGGATCAATGCAGAGAATCATTTGTTCTCGAACAGCTCATATTTTTTCTTGTTCAGTTTAGCATCAGGCATGGGAAAAGGCTGGAACTCTGCCAACTCAGCTACCTTCAATCGTGTTTGTCCAGTCATCTAGCTTACATTAGTTTTAGCGAATAAATCTTTTTTTTGTGCGTTGATTTGTGCTTCTTTTAGACTGAGCTCAACAACAAACTTTTCTTGTTAAATGTTAACAGCAGCAGATGGATAGACTCTACCTACGCCTTTCCTCGACATGCATGTATGCCCAGGTGCTCTTGTGCGTGACAAATGCAGGCACCTCTAAACcagaatagattatgataatttaGATTATGAAAATGGATTATATAATCAAGTTTATAAAATAATTTAGGTGGGTATATTTAgaggtcagattatataaactgtaatccagattCTTACATTACACAATGACATGTCTGTTCTGTGCGCGTgctgaggagaaaaaaagaagaaggtgaCGATGGCAGAAACTAGTAATtacctccaactttacaaggataaTGAGTTATTAGCAATCCGTAATTTGGTTTTATCTGGAGTAGAGTTGACTGTAAGTTTTTAATAATttatccatctagtttttataatctacaataTAATATATCTTGTTTGAAGACAATATATATAAAAATTAAATTATCATAATCTTAGTGGTTTCAAACAGGACCTAAATGTTGACCGGTCAATCACCATAGTTGTCTCCTCGTCTCATTCGACGGCAGCTCCAACGCACACGACGCATCCGAACGTCCGTTTTATTAAATTTTATTCATTTGAGGGTGATAAACAGACACATCCGTCCGCTTGCAGTCGTGCGGGCGTGGACACGTTCAACCGGCCTGGCTTGCCCCAAAGTGTCCTCAATTATGACCCAGAAATAATCTTAAGCAAACATTACAAATAATAGAAAACCACAAAAATACACATTAAAATGTCCACGTGACCACACTAGCCAAGTTCAACACAATACTTAATTAAATATAAAACTTAAAATTACATAAAATAGATGTCGTCATCTTCAGGAGCCACTGGTGTCTCCAGGAGACGCCATCCTACTCGTCCTTGTCGTTGGTGAGGTTGACGTACAGAGGAGGCTAACTAAGGTGGGTTGGCGGCCCCTGCCAGACCGTAGGCGCTGGCGGTGCCTGCACCACCTCCTTCCGTGTCTCCCGCTCTTGTAGTCACCCATGGACAACACCAAGTGCGACGGCCATCCCCAGCGTCGTGGTCGACCAGCCCCACCGCCGGCTCACCAGCTGCGGGTTCCACGCGGCCAGGGGCGGCtcgtccaccacctcctccttcacCATGTCGGCCTGCTCCAGCTCCGGGATGGCCACGTCGCCAACGACAAAGAGGGCCAACACCGTCTCCAGGCCCACCCATCGGCGCTCGTCATGCATGTTCATGGGGTCCTGCATGACACGCTTCATGAGCttgacctcctcctccttggtcatgggaggtggtggtggcgcggaCGGGGATGGAGATGGCATCGACATGAGGCCGCGCACATGCTTGTGCCCGCACATTTGGGATGGGCTCTCTGCACGAGCACGACGTTCGTGACGCGGTCTAGGAGCACGCCAGGCGAAAAAGGATTGCCGTCCCTGCGTGCTCATCATGGAGCCACGTATCCCACAACGTCGAGTCCATGGCGTACCTAGAGTCATGGAGCAGATCTGGTGACAGGCATGCGCGGCGTCGGTCGATCTCCTCACGGCGGGCGCGATCGCTCACCGACACCAGAGGGATTGGCACCCGATCCGCGGAGAGATGCCAATAGTTAGGGAGGTGGGCATCTCTCCATGGGAGTGGCGTCACCGTCTCCCAGTACGTCCGGCAAATGTCTACGAAGACATAGGGCCAAACGCCCTGCAGGGCCGCAGGCGGCGTGATGGCAAATGCCGGCGGAGATGGTGGTGGGGGGACTCGTAGAGCGGCTGAAGCGGCGGCTACCAGAGGAGGAGCCAGCCTAATGGACGTGCTTCCCCTTGCTGGTCCAAGGCCAggtcatgatgacgacggtggggcTAGGGTTTGCTAGGTCCTACCGGGGGTGGAGGAGGCATGAGTGTTTGGAAGTGGAAGCGGTGGACTGGTCGGTCCACGGCTTCCACATTACCAGTCCACGGCTTCCACATTACCAGTCCACGGTTTCTACATTAAAAAAGACGATGACCCGTCAGTTGGGTCGCTGATAGCCAGAGCCCGTCGCGCGTGCGCGTTTAATTTAAACGGTGAAGGTAGTTGAAAGACCGTCTCGTGTTTTCAAGACGGACAAGGAGATAACGCGTGTCTACCCGCTCGGTGTGGACGTAAAGTGGGCATAGATTTACGTTGAAAATGAAACGGATTGGACGTTAAACAGACAAAGTTTATGGTTACGTTGGGCTATGACGTCAAACGGAAAAGGTTTGCGGTTGCAGTCGTGCATTGGGCCGTACCATATGTACCTTGGACCCAAACAGAACAAATGCGGAGAGGATGGGGTCGTGTTTTGGAGTTGCCCTGACCCCGGCGTGGTCACCTCTGCCACCGCCGGGCACGCGACGGTGCGGTGACCCCTGTTTGAGCACAAGGCTCCTTGACTTGGTGCCGGATGACGGCGTCGGCGCGTATCCAGTCCTCTTCCGGAATCCGTGTTCGTATCGAACCCCAGTCTGTATCTGATGCGGACACAGGGTTTGCATGTACTATACGTCCCGCTTATATAGTGCAGCCTGCGGCCAACAAGGGCAAGGCCAGATCGATTGTAGCACGCCACGTCACGCCACGCCAAGGCCGGAACGATCTCCTCTGCTTCCTTTCCGATCGTCCGTAGTACTCCACCCGCCGACATGGCAGAAgaagggggcggggaggaggagcTGGCCGTCGTCGGAGCAGGAGACATGGAGGGGCAGATCGTCGTCGCCGGAGCAGCATACGAGGAGGACGGCGGTCGGGGTGGCGGTGGAGGGGGTGCAGGAGGAGACGAGGGGATCTTCCGGGGCGACGACCAGTTCATTCCGCCGCCTGGGTTCCGGTTCAAGCCGAGCGACGAGGAGCTGATCAGGTACTACCTGCTCCCCAAGCTGCAGGGCCGGGAGTACGTGCCCAACAGGGCCATCATCGAGCACAACGTGTACCAGTGCCACCCGGACCAGCTCACCGGTACGTTTCCTCTCCTCGCCGGTCTTTTGCTGCTAACCGTCCTACAAGCTCTGGTCAATTCATCGACATGTTTGCTTCGTCTCCGTGGATATATCTGCAGGCCAATACATGGATCGGGGCGAGGGCAAGAGCTTCTACTTCCTGTCGCCGAGGGTGCGCCGGTACGACAACGGGGACCGGCCGCGGCGGGACACGGACGACGGCCGCGGCCGGTGGAAGGTGTCGACGGGCAAGacggaaaaggaggagaagaagctggCCGGCGACGGCACGACCTACTGCTTCAGCGTGCTCAACTACTTCGAGAGCCCCAGAGGCGGCGGACGCAAGTCGGAATGGCTCATGAGAGAGCTCACCGTCCCGGGGTACGAGATCAAGCTCCCCAAGGACGGCGGCCCTGGCGGCAAGACGGTGGGTTTTCTGAGGTTTCAAACCACGTTGCCGTTTCGATgtgttttttttttcctttctgttttttttctctaAAAGCTTTCTTTTCTTGCTAAAAGCGTTGGCTGATTTCTGGACTGTGAACAACGATTTACCAAATTTATTTTGATCTTCGTCTAAATCATGAAGATTTGACTATAAAAGTATCTGACTTTGTTGGATGCATGCAGTTGGATAGGTACGTGATGTGCAAGATTTACATCAAAGACGACAAAGGTGACGATGACGAGGAGGCAGGGCCCAGCAGCGCCTCGCCGCTGCGCCTGCACGGGCCGGTGGAGGGCGACAAATGGGCGACGGCGGAGATTCCAAAGCTTTCGAAGAAACAGGCGGGCAAGAGGCCGGCGGTGGACGAGCAGCAGCGCAACGCCGCCGCCGCGAAGAAGCGGGCTCACCACTCAAAATGCCTGCAAATCGAGGCACCAGCCCCACCACCACAAGGCAACGGCATGCAAGCTCCGTTCAGCACGCCGGGACCTGGATGGTGCGGTGGATCAGGGCAGCCCATGGGGTATCACGCTGGCACACCGGCGCCGCGGCCACTGCTGGCGTACAACAACGACCAGGCGCACGTGCCACGGCAGCGGGTGGCGTACAACGGTCAGGTGCCGGTGATGGCGCGACAGCCGGCGGCGTACAACGGGCAGGTGCCGGTGATGACGCGACAGCCGGCGGCGTACGACGGGCAGGTGCCGGTGATGACGCGACAGCCAGCGGCGTACGACGGTCAGGTGCCGGTGATGACACGACAGCCGGCGGCGTACAACGGCCGGGTGCGGCCGCCGCCGTACCGGCTCGCAGGTAGCCCCAACAGCTATGGTCAGAATCTGACAATGATGATGCGTCCTTCGTGCCCGACCGGACAAGCGGTGAACCCGCAGATGAAGAGGCAGCCAGAGACGGATGAGATGCTGGAGCAGCGGGTGCTTCAGCAGAATCTGGAGGAACACCTCCGGATGCAAAACGAGATCTACCCAGCGCAGCAGCAGCAACGGCAGATGGCGTTCacgcaggagcagcagcagcagcagcagcaacggcaGATGGCGTTCacgcaggagcagcagcagcagcagcagcaactggTGATGCCGTtcacgcagcagcagcagcagcaggcgatGGCGTTCATGATGCGCCAGCAGCAGCAATGGAGGATGTCGTTCATGAtgcaccagcagcagcagtaccACCTTCATCAGCAACAGCGGCAGCCGTACTTGGACGGCTCCAACGCCGATTACCATCACCACGCGGGGTCCGTGGCCCCTAACCTCTCCCTTGACGAGGCTGCGCAGCGTTACGAGCGTAGACGGGTGGTGCTCCCGGCGACGAGCGGTGGTTCTCCAGGAGTGGCGGCGACGGTGAAGGCAGAGGGTTCGCCGGTCAGTACGGTGGACTCTGTGGAGGGAAACGAGGAGGGCTGCAACAACAACGGGGGTTGCGGCAACTAGGTCGGGAGGAGTCTGCGGCCGTGAAGGTTTCGCCGGGTGGGGTGACGGCGCCGGCATCGGCAGAGGGTGATGGTGATGGCACCCAGCATGCATGATTCGGCACGGTGATCGACGCAAGTATATGTATATGTATTGCACAAACAAAGCCTTGTTTCTGTTGGTTCATGCTCCTTTTAGACTGAGCTCAGCTCCAAACTTTTCTTCTGAATGTTCTACAACGGATAGACTTTTCCTGAACATGTATGTCTTGCTCGCTGATTTTTTGCTTCAGTCAACTGTGTGTTCTCTTTCCTACAGTAGATTGCAACAGCTTCAAGATCAAGAGTAGTTTAATAATTTAGctatttatttctgttttcttcgttGAAgtgtttttcttttacttttgagCAACTTCATTCTAGCTGAATCTTCTTTCAGGCGCGCCTGGTACTCTCTCATCGTGTCTTAGAAACCATGGATGTGAATGACACGATGTAAGCGTTACCGCAAAAGAAACAAGAAACAAATTATTAGGGAGAAACAAGAAATAAATTATTAGGGAGAAAAGTCAGTTTGATGCCGACAGCGTACGCACAGGCATGGCACGAAGAGCAAAAACATGGATGTGGCCAGCAACGAACGCTGCGGCAGCACCGCAGCCTACAAACACGAAAGAAGCACAGCTAACGGACACGGCCTGGGTAAAATTGTCGGCTCGCTGAACTAAACACCGGCGAATGATACGATGCCGCACGCCTACCTCCCCTGCCTACTCCGCCGCGGCATCAGCTCCTCCCGGGCTGGGCGGCGGGGCTGGCCGCACGCGGGCGCCGGCAGCCGCTGTTGCCCCGTTCACTGGGGAAGTGAAGAAGCGGAGCGCGCCGCGAACGGCTCCCCTCAGCACCGCCCCTCTCTTGGGGATGCAGCGAGGGTGGGCGTGTGCCCTTGCCGGCGCTGGCTTCTGGCCGCCGCCCGCGTGTCCACCGCCGCAGCTCATCCCAGTAGCCACCGTGGGGAGAGGCGAAGGCGAGCTTGCGCCTTGCGGTGGGCGGTCAGGTAGTAGGGAGGGAGCGTGAAGAAACGGAGAAGCGGGAGCATCCGCCGGAGGCAGGGTGCCACTGATTTATACGTACCACAGcctcggggcggggcggggcaggGCAGGTGCGCGCGTGCCCGGTTAGAGCTGCGAGGAAagcggcgggaagcagggggtgaaCCGGACCGGACCGGACCGGAAGAGGTGGGGGCGAGGTGGGTGGGAGCGAGTGGTGGAAGTTTCTTCCGTTGGTTGACGTCGCAGGAGGGGCAGCCTCGATCTCGAATGCGCCGTGGGAAATCTCGATTCCCGGCCGCACGGGGGCCCCTCCGGATCGTGGCGGTGCTGCCTTTCTCGCCGTGTGCCGGCCGGGGGCTATATGCAATGATGACTGGCAGTGGCGGGCACGACCCCCCTCCGTCCATCGACTTTCCCTGTGCATGAGCATGGTTAAGCAGTCTTATAGTTTATGTTATAGCTAGCTTATACAATATTTAGCTATAAAAAAGTattatttttatcatatatggcccacctttcattctcacaaagcatgaGCACGtactagagctggctcttcacgaacaGTCCGCTTCCTTTCTCtcccatccaactcagcaaaaatatagtattttaatttttacagcctgctgactgtaccttattgtacttgctctaagagaGAGTACAATACGATGACGTAGGCGGGCTGTAAGaataaaaataatatatttgTTATGAgttgaaaaagagagaaaagaaaaagagaagaaacgGGCTATAAACTAGCAACCGGCTGTAACATGTGCTCCTAAACACTTTGTGAGAAAAGATGATGGGCCTTTTatcaataaagtagtacttatttACATCTATCTATTGTATTTGTCGGCTATAAGCTTGACTATAGATGACGTGTCAACATcatatagccagcagctggctgtATTATTAGCCATACTCTACGCGGATGTGGGTCGGTACGTGCACCAATGGCCCCAGCCAATCACCTCACTGGACATTCGTGGCATCTGTGcagtcgcatgagaaacaaaatggCACGAAAAGGAGGTGCCCGATCAGGGTAGCTCTAATATATCCTAAATATCT
This genomic stretch from Hordeum vulgare subsp. vulgare chromosome 6H, MorexV3_pseudomolecules_assembly, whole genome shotgun sequence harbors:
- the LOC123405675 gene encoding NAC domain-containing protein 71-like, with amino-acid sequence MAEEGGGEEELAVVGAGDMEGQIVVAGAAYEEDGGRGGGGGGAGGDEGIFRGDDQFIPPPGFRFKPSDEELIRYYLLPKLQGREYVPNRAIIEHNVYQCHPDQLTGQYMDRGEGKSFYFLSPRVRRYDNGDRPRRDTDDGRGRWKVSTGKTEKEEKKLAGDGTTYCFSVLNYFESPRGGGRKSEWLMRELTVPGYEIKLPKDGGPGGKTLDRYVMCKIYIKDDKGDDDEEAGPSSASPLRLHGPVEGDKWATAEIPKLSKKQAGKRPRQPETDEMLEQRVLQQNPAAATGDAVHAAAAAAGDGVHDAPAAAMEDVVHDAPAPYLDGSNADYHHHAGSVAPNLSLDEAAQRYERRRVVLPATSGGSPGVAATVKAEGSPVSTVDSVEGNEEGCNNNGGCGN